The following are from one region of the Mycolicibacterium diernhoferi genome:
- a CDS encoding cytochrome P450, with amino-acid sequence MSKTGYHFDRHSADYREKFLDITHEMQQRCPIAWTDTYDGHWVAAGGEQVFELARCPHVSNDHDVHNERRGYKGISIPTMLEAEGFRGGMLEMDDPEHRFYRTALNPYLSPAAVRRWTPFIDDIVRACIDDRIEAGQIDFVDDLANVVPAVLTLAMLGVQLDKWTMYSEPAHASVYTPPDSPDAARVRDLFMAMGIDLFTNLAQIRETPRPGIIDALAKLRIDGEAPPDIELIGMLNLLIGGGFDTTTALTAHALEWLSQHPEQRSRLSAERDALLDRATEEFLRFFTPAPGDARTVSEDIDLDGTRLREGERLWLSWAMANRDPALFEDPDALVMDRKNNRHFSFGLGVHRCIGSNVARTVFKSMLTAVLDRMPDYRCIAEQTVHYDSIGVIQGMRHLPATFTPGPRLGPGVEETLVKLQRACDEQGLARPITELKTVAEIGH; translated from the coding sequence ATGAGCAAGACCGGCTACCACTTCGACCGGCACAGTGCCGACTACCGCGAGAAGTTCCTCGACATCACCCATGAGATGCAGCAGCGCTGCCCCATCGCCTGGACGGACACCTACGACGGGCACTGGGTGGCGGCCGGCGGAGAGCAGGTGTTCGAACTGGCCCGCTGCCCGCATGTCTCCAATGACCACGACGTGCACAACGAACGACGCGGCTACAAGGGCATCTCCATTCCGACGATGTTGGAAGCGGAGGGTTTTCGCGGCGGCATGCTGGAGATGGACGATCCCGAGCACCGCTTCTACCGCACCGCACTCAATCCGTATCTCTCCCCCGCAGCGGTCCGGCGCTGGACCCCCTTCATCGACGACATCGTCCGCGCCTGCATCGATGACCGCATCGAGGCCGGACAGATCGATTTCGTCGACGACCTGGCGAACGTCGTCCCGGCGGTCCTCACGCTGGCCATGCTCGGTGTGCAGCTGGACAAGTGGACGATGTACAGCGAGCCGGCGCACGCATCGGTCTACACCCCGCCGGACTCCCCCGACGCCGCCCGGGTCCGCGATCTCTTCATGGCCATGGGCATCGACCTGTTCACCAACCTGGCGCAGATCAGAGAGACCCCGCGGCCAGGCATCATCGACGCCCTGGCCAAGCTGCGCATCGATGGTGAAGCACCGCCGGACATCGAGTTGATCGGCATGCTGAACCTGCTGATCGGCGGCGGGTTCGACACCACCACCGCGCTCACCGCGCATGCCCTGGAGTGGTTGTCGCAACACCCCGAGCAGCGCAGCCGGTTGAGCGCCGAACGGGACGCGCTGTTGGACCGGGCGACCGAGGAGTTCCTGCGCTTCTTCACCCCCGCACCCGGAGATGCCCGGACCGTGTCCGAAGACATCGATCTGGACGGCACCCGGCTCCGTGAGGGCGAGCGGCTGTGGTTGTCCTGGGCGATGGCCAACCGGGACCCCGCCTTGTTCGAGGATCCGGACGCGTTGGTGATGGACCGGAAGAACAACCGGCACTTCAGCTTCGGGCTCGGCGTACATCGGTGCATCGGCTCGAACGTGGCCCGCACGGTGTTCAAGTCGATGCTGACCGCCGTCCTGGACCGGATGCCCGACTACCGGTGCATCGCCGAACAGACCGTGCACTACGACAGCATCGGGGTGATTCAGGGCATGCGGCACCTGCCCGCCACCTTCACCCCCGGCCCCCGGCTCGGCCCGGGCGTCGAGGAGACCCTCGTCAAGCTGCAGCGAGCCTGCGACGAGCAGGGTCTGGCCCGCCCGATCACCGAACTCAAGACCGTCGCCGAGATCGGCCACTGA
- a CDS encoding SDR family NAD(P)-dependent oxidoreductase, protein MSQNRPVAVVTGASRGAGIGIAHALGSHGCTVYVTGRSETAGDSPLAGTIHQSADMVTAAGGEGIAVRVDHSDDDQVKALFDRIAEEQGRVDILVNNAAIIRDEMMGRTKFWEEPLSVLDTLDVGVRSSYVATALCAPLMLPQRKGLVAFTSSSGSVHYAFGPAYGVPKAGVDKMAADMAVDFREFEIAAVSIWLGSLLTERVRGIIAAKPDRFGHILDTAETPELTGHVIWALFNDPDLMDVSGKTLIGAELAGKYGIVDEGGRRPPSYRTLFDVHPHEQYPHVMR, encoded by the coding sequence ATGAGCCAGAACAGACCGGTTGCGGTCGTCACCGGGGCCAGCCGCGGTGCGGGTATCGGGATTGCGCACGCCCTGGGCAGTCACGGCTGCACGGTGTATGTCACCGGGCGCAGTGAGACCGCCGGGGATTCCCCGTTGGCCGGCACCATCCATCAGAGCGCCGACATGGTCACCGCGGCCGGCGGTGAGGGCATCGCGGTGCGCGTCGACCACAGCGACGACGATCAGGTCAAGGCGCTGTTCGACCGGATCGCCGAGGAGCAGGGCCGGGTCGACATCCTGGTCAACAATGCCGCCATCATTCGTGACGAGATGATGGGTCGCACCAAGTTCTGGGAAGAGCCGCTCAGCGTGCTCGACACCCTCGACGTCGGCGTGCGCAGCAGCTACGTCGCGACCGCCCTGTGTGCGCCGCTGATGCTGCCGCAGCGCAAAGGGCTGGTGGCGTTCACCTCGTCCTCGGGGTCGGTGCACTACGCGTTCGGGCCCGCCTACGGCGTCCCCAAGGCCGGGGTGGACAAGATGGCTGCCGACATGGCGGTGGACTTCCGCGAGTTCGAGATCGCCGCGGTGTCGATCTGGCTGGGATCGCTGCTGACCGAGCGGGTGCGCGGGATCATCGCCGCCAAGCCGGACAGGTTCGGCCACATCCTCGACACCGCGGAGACGCCCGAACTCACCGGCCATGTCATCTGGGCGTTGTTCAACGACCCGGATCTGATGGACGTCAGCGGGAAGACGTTGATCGGCGCCGAGTTGGCCGGCAAGTACGGCATCGTGGACGAGGGTGGTCGCCGGCCGCCGTCGTATCGGACACTGTTCGACGTGCATCCGCACGAGCAGTACCCGCACGTCATGCGATAG
- a CDS encoding TIGR03564 family F420-dependent LLM class oxidoreductase, with protein MRIGLSGGAASVEAIITQAQEAEADGFSSLWFASRVAGDPLVAMAMAGRATSSIELGTAVLQTYPCHPLLQANRVIAAANAMGRPGLCLGIGPSHEPIVRDVLGLSYDRPVRNTAEYLQILGPLLRGEDVDVDGTEWTAHSAGRAARPEHPIPLLLSALSPRMLRTAALLADGVVLWMASRQALESRITPILTSAAAEAGRSAPRIVAGLPVAVHDDLDEAREAVAANAVSYAGMRNYQQIIRAGGGTDAADVAILGDESAVVQQLRALLDAGATDVWAQPVPVGADRAQRSASVRRTRSLLSALARQD; from the coding sequence ATGCGTATCGGACTGTCCGGCGGCGCCGCGTCGGTCGAGGCGATCATCACCCAGGCCCAGGAGGCCGAGGCCGACGGGTTCTCCTCGCTGTGGTTCGCCAGCCGCGTCGCCGGTGACCCATTGGTCGCGATGGCGATGGCCGGGCGCGCCACCTCGTCGATCGAGCTGGGAACCGCTGTGCTGCAGACCTATCCATGCCATCCCCTGCTGCAGGCCAACCGGGTGATTGCCGCCGCGAACGCGATGGGACGACCGGGACTGTGCCTGGGCATCGGGCCCTCCCACGAGCCCATCGTGCGGGACGTGCTCGGCCTGTCCTACGACCGCCCGGTCCGCAACACCGCGGAGTACCTGCAGATCCTGGGGCCGCTGCTGCGCGGCGAGGACGTCGACGTCGACGGGACCGAGTGGACCGCGCACAGCGCCGGGCGCGCCGCCCGCCCCGAACACCCCATCCCGCTGCTGCTCTCGGCGCTGTCCCCCCGGATGCTGCGCACCGCCGCACTGCTCGCCGACGGCGTCGTGCTGTGGATGGCGTCGCGGCAGGCCCTGGAATCCCGGATCACCCCGATTCTCACATCGGCGGCGGCCGAGGCCGGGCGGTCCGCCCCACGGATCGTGGCGGGCCTGCCGGTCGCGGTGCACGACGATCTCGACGAGGCCCGCGAGGCGGTGGCGGCCAACGCCGTCTCCTATGCGGGAATGCGTAACTACCAGCAGATCATTCGCGCCGGTGGTGGCACCGACGCGGCCGATGTGGCGATCCTTGGTGACGAATCCGCCGTGGTGCAGCAGCTTCGGGCGCTGCTGGATGCGGGCGCCACCGATGTCTGGGCCCAGCCGGTGCCCGTGGGTGCCGACCGGGCGCAGCGCTCCGCCTCGGTGCGCCGCACCCGGTCGTTGCTGAGTGCGCTGGCCCGGCAGGACTAA